The Acidobacteriota bacterium genome contains the following window.
GAGCAGAGCCTTCGGATGGGCGGACAAGAGGCCGAGAAGCACCCCGATCTGGGCCGAACAGGGAATGGAGAGGGCCAGGAGGAAGGTCGCGATGACCCGCTCCCGGCGGGTTTCCAGAATCCGCGTCACCATCGTCGCCATGGTGTCGCACCCGAAGCCGAGGACCAGCGGGATGACCGCCCGACCGTTCAGGCCGATCCCCTTGAACACGCGGTCCAGCATCATGGCCAGGCGCGGGAGGTAGCCCGTGTCCTCCAGGACCGAGAATGCCAGGAAGAAGGTCCCCACCACCGGGAGGATGATGGCCGCCGCGTAGCGGAGCCCCAGCGTAAAGAGGCCGAATTCGCCCACGAAGAGCGAGCGGAGCCAGTCGGCGGGCACGAGGGACGCGAACGCACGCTCCAGGAGCGGATTGATCCATTCGCCGAAGACCGTACCCTCGAGGAAGCCCACGAGGGTACCTCCCCCGAAGACGCCCACAAACCGGTAGAGCCCCAGGTACAGCACGACGCATAGGATGGGGAAGCCCGTCCAGGGATTCAGGAGGAGGCCGTCCAGCCGGTCCTGCAGGACCGAATGTCCGGGGCCCTCCTTTCGGTACGCTCCCTCGAGAATCGCCCTGGCCGCCACCGAAAAGCCCCCGGCGATCTGCGCCTCCAGCGACCGGCGCGACGCGCGCCCCTCCAGATGCCGAAGCGCCTCCTCCACCAGGCCGGGCGGAACGGGGGCCGCCTCCTCCGCCGCGGGATCCCCCTCCAGATGGCGGAGGGCCCAGAAGCGGCCGGCGTGGGGCTCGAGCAGGGCCAGGGCCGCCTCCAGGCGCCTTGGAAAGGCCACGTGCGGGGCGTTCGGTGGGTTGGGGGGACGGGACAGAACGCGCCGGAGCGCTTCCAGACCCTCGCCCCGGGTGGCGACCATTTCCACCACCGGGATGCCCAGGGCCTCCGAGAGCCGTGCGGCGTCCACCCGAATCCCTCTCTTCCTGGCCTCGTCCATGAGATTGAGGACCAGGACGAGGGGCCTCCCGAGCAGGGCGAGTTCCAGGGTCAGGGGAAGCATCCGCGGCAGGTTCTTGGCGTCCAGGACGTGCACGATGAGCCCGTCGGACTGCAGCAGGATATCGCGCGCCACGCGCTCTTCCTCGGTGATGGGACGCAGGGAATACATGCCCGGGGTATCCACCACCTCGCACCGCCGGCCTTCCAGGTCCGCGGTCCCCCTGGAGACTTCCACGGTCGTACCGGGATAGTTGGAGACGACCGCGTAGGAGCCCGTCAACGCCCCGAACAGGACGCTCTTGCCCACGTTGGGGCTTCCCACCAAGAACAGGGTCGACGGCGTCGCCCGACGATCCCCATCGGGCCGGCCGTCTCCGGGTCCGGGCGCCGCCTTCAGAGCCATTCGCGCCTCTTCCGCCCTTCCTGCACGAAGTCGTTGACGTGCTCGAAGGCCTCTTGAAAGAGGATGGCCACATGGGGGTCGTCCAGGGCGTAGATGGCCTGCTGCGCGTCCCTCCGGAAGCGGACGAGCCCCAACTGCCGGAGCATCCGTAGCTGGTGGGATACGGCCGATGGACTCACCGAGAGGTGTTCGGCGATCTCGTTGACGGACAGTTCCCCCGAGGAGAGGATGTGCACGATGCGGGTGCGGGTGGGGTCGGCCAGGGCCCGGAAGGTCTCCGCCATGGCGTTGTAGGTCCGGTCGCTGTAAGCTTGGTGCCTGGTTCGCACCGCCTCTTTCTTCTGGGAAACCGAAACCATGTTGGCCCCCTCTATACCTGAGCAACTACTCAGATATACAGTTTACGCCCCCGCCCCGGAGGTGTCAAGGGGCGCGTCCGGACCGCCCGGTTCTATTTATGGCTCCTGCTGAGAATCTGTGCATCTCGAAGGGTGGGGCAGGCCGCCCAAGCGCCTGCTGCGCTTGGCTCCGGGCAAGAGGCGCCGGTCCGAAAGGCAACCCCTCTTTTGCACTCCTCCCGAAGGCGTCTTCGGAGGGCATCGTGGGAAGGCTATCAGGAGGTCCTCCTTGCGCCTTTCTTCCCGGCGCCTCACCCGCCCGGCCGCCCTTCGGGCGGGCCGGCCTGCCTGGCAGGGTTTAAGTGTGCCTCCCCCCCACTCCTAATGGGTGCGCCGGCGGCGTCGGACCATCTGCTTTGTCAGGCTTCGCGGGCGGACACGCTCCACGTACTCAAGTACGAGTCGGAGTCCGCCCGCTCGCCTTTCGCGCATCTGGCCCAACGGCGCCGGGACGCCGCCATCCGCCTGCGGCGGACGGCGATTCAGCTCAGGGGCCTGCACAGATCCTCCAGACGAGCCCCGTTTCTTTCGCGGGCTCCCGTTCCTGGATGGGTTCCCCGGTTCACCGGTGCCCGGCTTCCCGGTCCCGACCGCTAGGGCTCCACCTGGGAGAGGATTTTCCTCAGAAGCTCCGGATCGTCGGGAAGGAGGCCGACCGAGGGAAGACGCGGGGTGAGGTCCGCCCACTGGGGCTCCTTCGCGAAAACGTCCCGGAAGATGGGAAGGGCTTCTTCCAGCCGGCCGTTGGAGGCGAGGGCCACGGCCTCCCAATAGGGTAGTTCCAGCACCTCCGGCGCCAGGCGCGCCGCCTCCCCGTACTCCTTAAGGGCCTGGTCCATCTTGCCCGCGGCGGCGTGCTCGTCCCCCGCCGAAGCGTGGTTGTAAGCCCGCTGCAGCCTGATGAGCCTTTTCAGCTCCGTCAGGGGCTCTGGGGAATCCTCAACGCGCAGGTTGAAGACCGTGTCGGACCAGGGCCGACCCGTGGACGTTCCCTTGACCACGAGAAGGGCGGCCGACTGCATGCCGCGGATGTCTCCCCCCGCGCCCTGGGCCGCCTCCAAGGCCGCGAGCATTCGCTCGGCGAGGTCTCCCTTGGACGCCTCGAAGGCCTTGGCCATGGCGGGCCACACGAGGGGGCTCTCCATGAGGTTGGCCTGGACGGAAAACTGGGGCCCCGTCACATGTCCCGCCGCGGGAATGCAGTTTGCTCCCGTGTGGGCGGCCACGCCCCCGCGCGCGTCCACCATGGCCACCTGGCGCACGGCCGCCCCCGAGTCCCCAGCCAGCAGGGCCTTGAGCGCTTCGGGCGCGGGCTTGCCCGCCCTCATCAGGGCGAGGCCCAATGGGCCGTAGGAGGGCTCCACGAAGGACTGTGTGGCCACGGCGCCCACACCCGCCTCCGCCCAGGGGACCACCGATCCCACGGAAAACCAGTGGGATTGCACCGCCACGCCCAGTTCCCCGGTGGCGGGGTCCCTGGCCACGACGGAGTATGTGAAGGCGCGCGGGCCCGCCGCGGCCATCGCATGGAGGGACCCGATGAACAGGAACGCGGCCGACAGGGTTCTTCGATTCATGGCAGGCTCCTTCGGGACAGGTTGAGGCTCTTTGGGAGCGCCCCCGTGGCCCCTCGGGATCTCCGGCGCCTTGACCCCCTCCTCCACGCGGAGGAACGGGTCGACCTCACGGCTTGCCGGGCGCGCCGTCCTCCAGGAGTCGGCGCACGTGCGCCACCTTGTCCTCCATGGATGGCTCCCGATCTGCGCGCGCGCTGACCTTGATGGACGTGGTCACCCGGGGGGCGCCCATCTCGAAAAGGCGGTCCTGGCAAGCCTTGACCAACGCCATGACCTCCTCCCAGTTTCCTTCCAGGTTGGTCCCCATGCTGTGCAACTCGTGTTTGAGCCCGCTTGCCTTGATGATCCTGAGGCACTCGGCCACGTACGGGGAGAGCGACAGGCCCACGCCCAGCGGGACGAAGGAAACCTCCACGATCACGCGCACGGCCGCCTCCTGGGTTTCTCGCCGCCGGCGTCAGCCCGACCCCGGCGCCCCGTCGTCCTTCGACGCGGCGGGCGCCCGGGACACCTTCACCTTGTGGATCCGGCGCCGGTCGGCGGAGAGGATCTCCACTTCAAGCCCATCGAAAGCGAGCCGCTGCCCCGTGTGGGGGATGGCCCCGAGTCGCGTGCTGATCCATCCCGCCACCGAGTCGTAATCCCCTTCGGGCAGATCCGCATCGAGCCGGGCCGCCAGATCGTAGACGGAGGCCCTACCCAGCGCCACGAGGGTACCGGGGGCCGCCTCGTGGAACGGCTCTTCCTCGGACTCCGCCGACTCCTGGATTTCCCCGACGATCTCTTCGATGAGGTCCTCGGTGGTCACCAGGCCGTCCACCCCCCCGTACTCGTCCACGACGATGGCCAACTGGAGCTTCCCGGCCTGGAATTCGCGCAGCAGGTCCGAGATGGGCTTGTTTTCGGGCACAAAGGGCACGGGACGGGCGTAGGCCGAAACGGGGCGGTCCCCCTCCCCCGCCAGGAGCGGCGCCAGGAAGTCCTTGAGATACGCCGCCCCCACCACGTTGTCGATCTGGCCCTCGTACAGGGGCAAGCGCGTGTGGCGGGCCTTGGCCAGGATCTCTGCGGCGAGCCGCAAGGGCGTGTCCGACGGCGCGCACACCATGTCCGTCCGCGGCGTCATGACCTCCCTCGCCACGGTGTCCCCGAACTGGAGGACCCCTCGAATGAGCTCCGAATCGTCGCTCTCCAGGATCCCCTCGCTCTGGCCCACCTGGATGAGGGCCGAGATCTCCTCCTCCTTGTCGTCCTCGCCCTCTCCGAGGCGCTCCTTGGCGGCGTCGATCCGCCGGGACAGGACGGCGTCCAGGGGCAGGGTCAGGACACCGAAGAGGAGCAGGGCGCCGCGCACCAGCGGGAGGGTGTAGAGAAGGACCTTGTGGGGGCTCAGGGAGGCGATCACCTGAGCCACCACGGCCAGCGCGGGAAGACCCGCCGCGCACCACGCGAAGCCCCACAGGAGGGGGTGAGGAGAGCCGAGCCGGGCCAGCAGGGCCGCCGCAAGAAGCGTGAGGGCCACGCCCGAAGTCAAGATGCCGAACTGGAGCGTGAGCAAGTAAGCCAGACGGCGGCGGAGGTAGTGCCGGACCCCTTCCACGAGGGGCAGGTCCTCTTCCTCCGCGAGCCGGCTCACCGCCATGAGGGAGAGCGCGTTGAGGGCGGAGCGCACCAGCAGGAAAGAGAAGAGCGCCAGGCCCGCGGCGGCCATCCCGGCCAGGATACCGGTCACGCGATCCCCCATTCCCGTCTCAGGCGCCTTTCCTTGCGCTCCATGACCCCTCCGTCGGTTTCGTGGTCGTATCCCAGGAGGTGCAGAAGACCGTGGAGGAGGAGGCGGCGCAGTTCCGTCTCGAGAGGCTGGCCCGCGGCTCGGGCCGCCCGGACCGCCACGGGGACGGCGATGAGGATGTCCCCGAGGTAGATCCCGCCTTCCTCCGCCGGCTCTCCCGAGGGGAAGGAGAGGACGTCCGTGGGGCCCTTTTTTCCACGGTATCGGCGGTTGGCCTCGGCCATGAACCGGTCGGAGCAAAAGCGGACTCCTACCTCGCCGGTTACCCCCAGACGGCTCATGGCGTCCAGGGCGAAAGAGACCAGGGCCTCCTTAGGAAGCGGGGGCTTTCGGAGCCGGCTGTGGAGCCGGACTTCGCGGCGGTCCATCGGCTTTCTCCTTGTCGAAACTGAATCCGGGATAGGAAATCCGGCGGCTGAAGATGCCCATGAGCGTCTTGAGGAAGGCGTCCTGGAGGACGGCCAGATCCCGGAACGTGAGGTCGCACTCCTCGAGCTGGCCCTCCTCCTGCACCCTTTTCACGATCTCCTGCACGAGGGCCTTGAGCCGGTGGTGCGTGGGCTCCTTGAGCACCCGCGAGCCCGCCTCGATGCCGTCGGCCATCATGATGATGGCCGCCTCCCTCGTCTGCGGCTTGGGGCCGGGGTATCGGAAGTCGGCCTCGTTGATGGTGTCCTTCTCGGGGTCCAGCATGGTCAGGGCCTTGTCGAAGAAGTACCCGATCCGCCGCGTCCCGTGGTGCTGGGGGATGATGTCCAGAACCGCCTCCGGAAGACCGTGCTGGCGGCCCAGACCCAGGCCGTCCTTGATGTGCGCCGCCACGATGAGGGAGGACATGCGCGGGGCCAGGCGGTCGTGGGGATTGTGCGGGGGAGCCTGGTTCTCCACGAAATAGGGGACGTTGAGGAGCTTCCCGATGTCGTGGTAGTAACAGGCCACCCGGCAGAAGAGGCCGTTCGCCCCGATGGCGTTCGCGGCGGCCTCGGAGAGGGCCGCCATCATGAGGGAGTGGTTATAGGTCCCGGGGGCCTCGAGGGCCAGTTGTTTCAGGAGCGGGTGGTTGAGGCTCGAAAGCTCCAGGAGCCGGACGTCGGTCAGGATCCTGAAGAAGCTCTCAAAGGGCGGCAGGAGGGCCGAGACGAGCATCACCGTCAGGGGCAGTCCCGAAAGGAAGGCCAGGCCCAGGGGGAGGCCCACGTCCCGAAGAGGATGGTCCGCCCACCACGGGTCCGTCAGGAGAACTCCGAGGGCAAGCGGAACGTTGACTGCCCCGATGAGGAGCGCCCCCTTCCACTGGGCCGTCCTCTGCCGGAGCTTGGCCCCCGCGTAGATTCCCGTACAGCATGAAAGGAGGGCGTACAGGAGCATCCCGAAGCTGAAGTCCGCCAGCACGCCGAAGAGGACCGAAAAGAGGAGGGTGTACACCACCGCGATGTGGCGGTTCACCAGGAGCGTCATGAGCATGCTCCCGGCCGCCACGGGAGCCACGAAGAGGAAGAAGGCGGGGCGATCCAGGAGCGCCGATTTCCCTCCCTCCGCCAGGAGTCTCACCAGGAGGCCCAGAACGTGGGAGAGGGCGACGAAGACCATGGCCAGGACCAGCGTCAACACGAAGAGGCTGAGATCCGGGCAGTTCTCCTTCCGGTAGGTCTTCAAGTACATGAAGGTGAAGGCCAGGAGAAGGAGGAGGAAGGCCAGGAGCGCCCCCAGCAGGGGCAGGTTCACGACGCCCTTCTTGGACTGCCGGTACGCGGCGATCTTCTGGGAGGCCGCCGCGTCCACCATCTCTCCCGCCTTCAAGAGCACCTGCCCCTTCCGCAGGAAGATCACCAGGGGCTCGACCTGGGCCCCGGCGCGTTCTTTCCTCAGGTTGGTTTCGTTGCTCGAGTAGGTGAGGGACGGCTGGAGCTGGGAGCGGACGAGTTCCTCCACGGCCCCCCGGAGGGCGGGCGGCACGCCGGGCTCCTGCTCCACCATGCTCCCCACCAGGCGCCGGGCCTGTTGAAGGTTCACGACGTCCGCCGCCAGCGGGTCTTTCTGATCCCACTCGAAGCCCGTGCGGCGGATGTCTCGGATTCGGATCACCGAGGCGCCCTGGAACGAGTCGCCCGTCGAGACGATCTTCCGCTTCTGGACCTCCGTGAGAACGGACGCCACGGCCTCCTGGAGGTTCTCGCTGAAGCCCTCGGCGAGGAGTTGTTTGATCGTGAACCGGGAAAGGGAGCCTCCGAACATCTCCGAAATCCGACCCAGGAGCCGCTCCTCCTCTTCGTGGCGCGCGCCTGCCTGGACTTCCCCCGAGCGCAGCTTTTCCCGGAAC
Protein-coding sequences here:
- the feoB gene encoding ferrous iron transport protein B; protein product: MALKAAPGPGDGRPDGDRRATPSTLFLVGSPNVGKSVLFGALTGSYAVVSNYPGTTVEVSRGTADLEGRRCEVVDTPGMYSLRPITEEERVARDILLQSDGLIVHVLDAKNLPRMLPLTLELALLGRPLVLVLNLMDEARKRGIRVDAARLSEALGIPVVEMVATRGEGLEALRRVLSRPPNPPNAPHVAFPRRLEAALALLEPHAGRFWALRHLEGDPAAEEAAPVPPGLVEEALRHLEGRASRRSLEAQIAGGFSVAARAILEGAYRKEGPGHSVLQDRLDGLLLNPWTGFPILCVVLYLGLYRFVGVFGGGTLVGFLEGTVFGEWINPLLERAFASLVPADWLRSLFVGEFGLFTLGLRYAAAIILPVVGTFFLAFSVLEDTGYLPRLAMMLDRVFKGIGLNGRAVIPLVLGFGCDTMATMVTRILETRRERVIATFLLALSIPCSAQIGVLLGLLSAHPKALLLWAAIVLSVFLTAGTLMARFLPGERPSFFMELPPLRWPSFKNVWSKTASRMGWYFLEIVPLFLVASLLIWLGTVTGFFPLLVAALEPVVGFLGLPPQAATAFLFGFFRRDYGAAGLYDLQSAGGLTGAQLLVATVVLTLFLPCIAQFLVMRKERGWPATLAMSATILVAAFSVGWLLKTGLSLWGVVL
- a CDS encoding metalloregulator ArsR/SmtB family transcription factor, with amino-acid sequence MVSVSQKKEAVRTRHQAYSDRTYNAMAETFRALADPTRTRIVHILSSGELSVNEIAEHLSVSPSAVSHQLRMLRQLGLVRFRRDAQQAIYALDDPHVAILFQEAFEHVNDFVQEGRKRREWL
- a CDS encoding DUF1028 domain-containing protein, encoding MNRRTLSAAFLFIGSLHAMAAAGPRAFTYSVVARDPATGELGVAVQSHWFSVGSVVPWAEAGVGAVATQSFVEPSYGPLGLALMRAGKPAPEALKALLAGDSGAAVRQVAMVDARGGVAAHTGANCIPAAGHVTGPQFSVQANLMESPLVWPAMAKAFEASKGDLAERMLAALEAAQGAGGDIRGMQSAALLVVKGTSTGRPWSDTVFNLRVEDSPEPLTELKRLIRLQRAYNHASAGDEHAAAGKMDQALKEYGEAARLAPEVLELPYWEAVALASNGRLEEALPIFRDVFAKEPQWADLTPRLPSVGLLPDDPELLRKILSQVEP
- a CDS encoding MTH1187 family thiamine-binding protein, translating into MRVIVEVSFVPLGVGLSLSPYVAECLRIIKASGLKHELHSMGTNLEGNWEEVMALVKACQDRLFEMGAPRVTTSIKVSARADREPSMEDKVAHVRRLLEDGAPGKP
- a CDS encoding hemolysin family protein → MTGILAGMAAAGLALFSFLLVRSALNALSLMAVSRLAEEEDLPLVEGVRHYLRRRLAYLLTLQFGILTSGVALTLLAAALLARLGSPHPLLWGFAWCAAGLPALAVVAQVIASLSPHKVLLYTLPLVRGALLLFGVLTLPLDAVLSRRIDAAKERLGEGEDDKEEEISALIQVGQSEGILESDDSELIRGVLQFGDTVAREVMTPRTDMVCAPSDTPLRLAAEILAKARHTRLPLYEGQIDNVVGAAYLKDFLAPLLAGEGDRPVSAYARPVPFVPENKPISDLLREFQAGKLQLAIVVDEYGGVDGLVTTEDLIEEIVGEIQESAESEEEPFHEAAPGTLVALGRASVYDLAARLDADLPEGDYDSVAGWISTRLGAIPHTGQRLAFDGLEVEILSADRRRIHKVKVSRAPAASKDDGAPGSG
- the ybeY gene encoding rRNA maturation RNase YbeY, which codes for MDRREVRLHSRLRKPPLPKEALVSFALDAMSRLGVTGEVGVRFCSDRFMAEANRRYRGKKGPTDVLSFPSGEPAEEGGIYLGDILIAVPVAVRAARAAGQPLETELRRLLLHGLLHLLGYDHETDGGVMERKERRLRREWGIA
- a CDS encoding HDIG domain-containing metalloprotein; its protein translation is MPPTQTNGSEPPPSRMELRARLREGRAQRAADFLRENPWFWAAVFLAVVFGIYAQRYQVQPPPDLPVGAVTTRDLRAPFDLQIVDAVATEQKREEARAKVPPVYDWDSGRSAAATAHLREAFATARTEAGEFREKLRSGEVQAGARHEEEERLLGRISEMFGGSLSRFTIKQLLAEGFSENLQEAVASVLTEVQKRKIVSTGDSFQGASVIRIRDIRRTGFEWDQKDPLAADVVNLQQARRLVGSMVEQEPGVPPALRGAVEELVRSQLQPSLTYSSNETNLRKERAGAQVEPLVIFLRKGQVLLKAGEMVDAAASQKIAAYRQSKKGVVNLPLLGALLAFLLLLLAFTFMYLKTYRKENCPDLSLFVLTLVLAMVFVALSHVLGLLVRLLAEGGKSALLDRPAFFLFVAPVAAGSMLMTLLVNRHIAVVYTLLFSVLFGVLADFSFGMLLYALLSCCTGIYAGAKLRQRTAQWKGALLIGAVNVPLALGVLLTDPWWADHPLRDVGLPLGLAFLSGLPLTVMLVSALLPPFESFFRILTDVRLLELSSLNHPLLKQLALEAPGTYNHSLMMAALSEAAANAIGANGLFCRVACYYHDIGKLLNVPYFVENQAPPHNPHDRLAPRMSSLIVAAHIKDGLGLGRQHGLPEAVLDIIPQHHGTRRIGYFFDKALTMLDPEKDTINEADFRYPGPKPQTREAAIIMMADGIEAGSRVLKEPTHHRLKALVQEIVKRVQEEGQLEECDLTFRDLAVLQDAFLKTLMGIFSRRISYPGFSFDKEKADGPPRSPAPQPAPKAPAS